A window from Apostichopus japonicus isolate 1M-3 chromosome 2, ASM3797524v1, whole genome shotgun sequence encodes these proteins:
- the LOC139982454 gene encoding inactive tyrosine-protein kinase transmembrane receptor ROR1-like isoform X3, with translation MNNVTADVGDTVTLTCRIRGFPIPNYWWYRNDAFIQGNVGRMSVKNFTWGSRLKIRNVDTLDMGAFKCISENTVGSKTVTGKVSLNPDPISRESFSDYQLSSPSPQCERYHGTLCRDYFEDSNVYVDGERDQDTIESELEESVSRIQTMDNVSPACLRNIIPSICLTAFPLCQEIPNVVTHRLCQDDCTALETDICSELYEYVDSNADELGEVLPVCTDLPAPGTEGENSCLPILDQTDSSFSRFNLPNREYIILERQMNNATKLQSGDKAVLHCRITGYPTVEYKWFKNEVEMTPDRMDKRTSTKTFDWGSRLLIRHVDPIDTGYYLCKGSNSAGERSTSGIIFAKFRASVPTGDNAIPSEEGMCLNYLGSTCANFLKNNTIYMTSLLAQGELEKQLTTAFLAIVDNLTQECQNYAIPSLCFFAFPQCDKLPNGVPQRRQLCRDECEILEMDICKTEYERAKLHPRVILPDCSYLPVAGSRASENCMRVDIPTVEKITDDTCYKDIGQSYRGKVNKTIGGYDCQPWDKQEPHEHSLLVSTYHELAGGHNYCRNPGGGLLKPWCFTMNPEERVQQCEMVQCANPEPETGSGDVMYFILPALALVVLVCIPCVCLILCWRQSHRDNFSQSGAKRQSELVNLKPNNKARDFPLAAVKFEEVLGEGTFGKVYRGQLMGCEHQYSISPVTIKTLEEKALPSVQQDFKSESDVMATLRHPNIILLLGVCLKQKPFCMFFEFMPHGDLHEYLVRHSPNSDIGFGSGDEDTLASLDHADFLTISVQVASGMEYLSSRHFVHRDLAARNCMVGDNLQIKIADFGLSRDIYAGDYYRMPSTAVLPIRWMSPEAILFGRFSIESDIWAFGVVLWEIYSFGLQPFYGYKNQEVIDMIRTRHILPCPNGCLAHVYALMMECWHEIPARRPPFKVILARLQALESMPSHIPNGHNSYPSSSPNSQFLAQFGPMDDASTLIHDTKPGIMPLSQIQQNGNHLCPSERSASSQSSGLRKSEQMEQTQV, from the exons ATCCTATATCCAGAGAGAGTTTCAG TGATTACCAGTTGAGCAGTCCATCCCCACAATGTGAGAGGTACCATGGTACCCTCTGTCGAGATTACTTTGAGGATTCGAATGTGTACGTCGACGGTGAAAGGGACCAAGACACCATCGAGAGCGAACTGGAAGAGTCTGTGTCCCGTATCCAGACCATGGATAACGTCTCTCCCGCATGCCTTCGTAATATCATTCCGTCCATCTGCCTTACGGCGTTCCCACTCTGCCAAGAAATCCCAAACGTTGTGACCCATCGCCTCTGTCAGGATGACTGCACCGCCCTCGAGACTGATATCTGTTCGGAGCTTTACGAGTATGTGGACAGTAACGCGGATGAACTAGGGGAGGTACTGCCCGTGTGTACTGATCTACCAGCCCCTGGTACTGAAGGAGAGAACTCCTGCTTACCCATACTGGATCAGACAG ATTCATCTTTCAGTCGATTCAACCTTCCAAA CCGTGAGTATATCATCTTAGAGAGGCAGATGAACAATGCCACCAAGCTCCAATCGGGGGATAAAGCGGTCCTTCACTGTCGCATCACCGGGTATCCGACGGTAGAGTACAAATGGTTCAAGAATGAAGTGGAGATGACGCCAGACCGGATGGATAAGCGGACGTCCACAAAGACATTTGACTGGGGATCACGTCTCTTGATCCGTCATGTGGATCCCATAGATACTGGCTATTATCTATGTAAGGGCAGTAACTCTGCGGGTGAAAGGTCAACAAGTGGTATCATCTTTGCAAAATTTA gGGCAAGTGTTCCCACTGGTGACAATGCCAT ACCATCTGAAGAAGGAATGTGTCTTAACTATCTCGGGAGCACCTGCGCTAACTTCCTCAAGAACAACACAATCTATATGACCAGTCTCCTAGCTCAGGGCGAGCTAGAAAAGCAACTCACTACAGCATTCTTAGCTATCGTCGATAATCTGACTCAGGAGTGTCAAAACTATGCCATTCCCTCGCTCTGTTTCTTTGCGTTCCCTCAGTGCGACAAGCTGCCCAACGGAGTCCCTCAGAGGAGGCAGCTATGTCGGGATGAATGCGAGATATTAGAAATGGACATTTGTAAGACCGAGTATGAGAGAGCTAAACTCCACCCTAGGGTCATCTTACCAGATTGCTCCTATCTGCCAGTCGCAGGTAGCAGAGCCAGTGAAAACTGTATGCGAGTCGACATACCGACGGTGGAAAAAATTACAG atgATACCTGCTACAAAGATATAGGACAGAGTTACCGAGGGAAGGTGAATAAAACCATTGGTGGCTACGACTGCCAGCCCTGGGATAAACAAGAG CCTCACGAGCACAGCCTGCTGGTATCCACGTACCATGAGTTAGCCGGGGGTCATAACTACTGTCGGAATCCAGGGGGTGGTCTCCTCAAACCGTGGTGCTTTACAATGAACCCAGAGGAGCGGGTACAACAGTGTGAAATGGTTCAGTGTG CGAACCCAGAACCAGAGACTGGTAGTGGTGATGTGATGTATTTCATACTTCCTGCACTGGCATTGGTGGTACTGGTGTGCATTCCTTGTGTCTGTTTGATATTATGTTGGAGACAATCCCATAGAGATAATTTCTCCCAGTCAGGTGCCAAGAGGCAGTCCGAACTGGTGAATCTGAAACCAAACAACAAG GCCAGAGACTTTCCACTTGCAGCTGTTAAATTTGAAGAGGTGCTCGGAGAAGGAACGTTTGGCAAAGTTTACCGAGGGCAGCTAATGGGATGCGAGCATCAGTATAGCATTTCACCTGTCACTATCAAGACGCTCGAAGAGAAAGCTCTTCCTAGCGTCCAGCAAGACTTTAAGAGTGAAAGTGACGTGATGGCTACCCTGCGTCATCCTAACATTATCTTGCTACTAGGTGTCTGCTTGAAGCAGAAGccattttgtatgttctttgaGTTCATGCCACACGGTGACCTTCATGAATACCTGGTGCGGCATTCTCCTAACTCAGACATTGGCTTTGGCAGTGGCGATGAAGACACATTGGCATCTCTAGACCATGCAGACTTCCTTACAATCAGTGTTCAAGTTGCATCTGGCATGGAGTATCTATCCAGCAGACATTTTGTACACAGAGATTTGGCTGCGAGGAACTGTATGGTCGGTGATAACCTCCAGATAAAGATAGCAGATTTTGGCCTCTCTAGGGACATATATGCAGGTGATTACTACCGCATGCCCTCCACAGCGGTACTTCCAATCAGGTGGATGAGTCCAGAAGCCATCCTCTTTGGTCGGTTTTCCATCGAGAGCGACATATGGGCATTCGGTGTCGTGCTGTGGGAGATATACTCGTTTGGACTGCAGCCATTCTACGGCTACAAGAATCAGGAGGTGATCGACATGATAAGGACCAGACATATATTACCGTGCCCTAACGGCTGTCTGGCGCACGTCTATGCACTCATGATGGAATGTTGGCACGAGATACCGGCCAGAAGGCCACCCTTTAAAGTAATTCTGGCCAGACTTCAGGCCCTGGAGAGTATGCCCTCTCATATCCCTAACGGACATAATTCATATCCAAGCTCGAGTCCCAATTCACAATTCTTAGCTCAGTTTGGACCTATGGATGATGCTAGCACACTCATACATGACACAAAACCGGGCATCATGCCTCTCTCTCAGATCCAGCAAAATGGAAACCATTTGTGCCCCTCTGAGAGATCAGCGTCATCACAATCGTCCGGTCTCAGAAAATCGGAGCAAATGGAACAAACCcaagtttga